ACATCCTGCTGTTCACGATGGGCACGCTGGGGATCCTGTTCCCGCAGGGCATCGCGTTCGGGATCCCGTTCGACTGGAAGATCATCGACTGGCTCGGGATGTCCGGCGACTGGCGGTTCTTCACACTGGACGCGAACCAGGTGTTCACCGGGCTCGTCGCCGGTGTGATCGGTCTCGGGCTGTCCGAGGCGGCGTACATGGCCGAGATCGCCCGGGCCGGGATCATGAGCGTGGATCCGGGCCAGGCCGAGGCCGCGGAGGCACTCGGGATGAGCCGCGGCAAGGTGATGCGCCGGGTGGTGCTGCCGCAGGCGATGCGGGTGATCGTGCCGCCGACCGGCAACGAGACGATCGCGATGCTGAAGGACACCTCGCTGCTGCTCGCGGTCCCGGTGATCGGCGAGCTGTTCTACCAACTGCAGTCGATCGGCAGCAACTTCTACAAGACGTTCCCGATCGCGGTCGCCGCGACGCTGTACTACCTGCTCGCGACCAGCGTGCTGATGGTCGGGCAGTACTTCCTCGAGCGGCACTTCGGTCGCGGCTTCGGGAACAAGGCCCCGCGGGCCGCCCGCCCGGCCGGCGCAGGAGGTGCGTGATGCCACTCGTTCATGCGGTGAACGTGACGAAGTCCTTCCACCACAACGAGGTGCTGAAGGGAATCGACCTGGACGTCGACCGGGGCCAGGTGGTGTGCCTGCTCGGTCCGTCCGGCTCCGGCAAGACGACCTTCCTGCGGTGCATCAACCAGCTCGAAACGATCGACGGCGGCCGGATCTGGGTCGACGACGAACTGATGGGGTACGCCGACCGCGACGGGAAGCTGTACCGCCTGAAGAACAAGGAGATCGCGGCGCAGCGCCGTGAGATCGGGATGGTGTTCCAGCGGTTCAACCTGTTCCCGCACAAGACCGCGCTGGAGAACATCGTCGAGGCGCCCACGCAGGTCAAGGGCGAGTCGCGGAAGACGGCCCGGGAGCGGGCGATGAAGCTGCTCGACCGGGTCGGCCTCGCGGACCGGTGCAACGCCTACCCGGCCCAGTTGTCCGGTGGTCAGCAGCAGCGGGTCGCGATCGCCCGGGCCCTGGCGATGCAGCCCAAGCTGATGCTGTTCGACGAGCCGACGTCGGCCCTCGACCCCGAACTCGTCGGTGAGGTGCTCGCGGTGATGCGCGAGCTCGCCCTGGACGGGATGACGATGATCGTGGTGACCCACGAGATGTCGTTCGCGCGGGAGGTCGCGGACACGGTCGTGTTCATGGACGGCGGCGTCGTGGTCGAGGCAGGCCCGCCGAAGGACGTGATCAGCAACCCGCAACACTCCCGGACCCAGGCATTCCTCTCCCGCCTACGCTCGGAACACGAGCACCCCTAGCAACTTCTTTCCCTTCGTCGGGCCGTTGGCCGTGCATCAAGGTCGTTGAGGTTGGATGATGTACGGCGTGGTGGGTCGATACGAGGGAGACGATGTGAGCAGCACGCGACGAGCCGCTGAGGTCCGCCTGAGTATCCCGGCGGACAGTGCCTACATCGCCGTACCGCGGTCGGTGGTCGGGAACCTCGCCGCCCGGAACGACTTCACGCTGGACGCCATCGACGACCTGCGGATCGCGGTCGACGAGGCGTGCGCGCTGTTGCTGCCGCAGTCGGCCGACGGGGTGCTGGACTGCGTCTTCGAGATCGCTCCACCGCAGTTGACGGTGCGGACGAGTGCCGTCGTACCCGATGGCTGGCAGCCCGACACCAGCTCGTTCGGCTGGACCGTACTCACCGCGCTGGTGGAGTCGGCCGCCGCCGAGACCGTCGACGGCCGGCTGACCATCACCGTGACGGCCACCGCGACCGCCACGGAGAGCGCGTGACCGACGAGCGCGGCCCGGAAACCCAAGAGTCCCCAGATCTGCGAACCCGGACTGCCGCGTTCTTCCGGCAGATGGCACCCGGTCCGGCAGATCCGGGGTACGCCAGGGCGCGCGAGGGCCTGGTCGCGCTGCACATGCCGCTGGTGGAACACCTGGCGCGCCGGTTCCGCAACCGGGGCGAGCCGTACGACGACCTCGTGCAGGTCGCGACGATCGGGTTGATCAAGGCGATCGACCGCTTCGACTCGGACCGCGGCGTCGAGTTCTCGACGTACGCGACCCCGACGATCCTCGGCGAGATCAAGCGGTACTTCCGGGACAAGGGGTGGGCGATCCGGGTGCCGCGGCG
This Kribbella sp. NBC_00482 DNA region includes the following protein-coding sequences:
- a CDS encoding amino acid ABC transporter ATP-binding protein, whose protein sequence is MPLVHAVNVTKSFHHNEVLKGIDLDVDRGQVVCLLGPSGSGKTTFLRCINQLETIDGGRIWVDDELMGYADRDGKLYRLKNKEIAAQRREIGMVFQRFNLFPHKTALENIVEAPTQVKGESRKTARERAMKLLDRVGLADRCNAYPAQLSGGQQQRVAIARALAMQPKLMLFDEPTSALDPELVGEVLAVMRELALDGMTMIVVTHEMSFAREVADTVVFMDGGVVVEAGPPKDVISNPQHSRTQAFLSRLRSEHEHP
- a CDS encoding anti-sigma regulatory factor, coding for MSSTRRAAEVRLSIPADSAYIAVPRSVVGNLAARNDFTLDAIDDLRIAVDEACALLLPQSADGVLDCVFEIAPPQLTVRTSAVVPDGWQPDTSSFGWTVLTALVESAAAETVDGRLTITVTATATATESA
- a CDS encoding amino acid ABC transporter permease — translated: MSTEAETRPADAAPDRPGAINAVPVRHPGRWVAIAVIVVLVAMLVHLLVTNKAFDWTFVFEAMNQQPVINGFLKGTLLVTALSMVVGVGGGVLLAVMRLSDNPVLSGVAWVFTWFFRSIPRYILLFTMGTLGILFPQGIAFGIPFDWKIIDWLGMSGDWRFFTLDANQVFTGLVAGVIGLGLSEAAYMAEIARAGIMSVDPGQAEAAEALGMSRGKVMRRVVLPQAMRVIVPPTGNETIAMLKDTSLLLAVPVIGELFYQLQSIGSNFYKTFPIAVAATLYYLLATSVLMVGQYFLERHFGRGFGNKAPRAARPAGAGGA